One window of Scheffersomyces stipitis CBS 6054 chromosome 1, whole genome shotgun sequence genomic DNA carries:
- the RPT1 gene encoding protease subunit component, producing the protein MPPKADWDKYVAPIDDDEKNQEKIVPLSEGDIQVLKTYGAAPYGAQLKQIEKDLKDIEERIKENIGIKESDTGLAPPHLWDVMGDKQRMSEEQSLQVARCTKIIEATTPAQAGAIQNADNKSKYVINIKQIAKFVVGLGERVSPTDIEEGMRVGVDRQKYEIQLPLPPRIDPSVTMMTVEEKPDVTYSDVGGCKEQIEKLREVVELPLLSPERFVKLGIDPPKGILLYGPPGTGKTLCARAVANRTDATFIRVIGSELVQKYVGEGARMVRELFEMARTKKACIIFFDEVDAIGGARFDDGAGGDNEVQRTMLELITQLDGFDPRGNIKVMFATNRPNTLDPALLRPGRIDRKVEFSLPDLEGRANIFRIHSKTMSCEKDIRWELISRLCPNATGAELRSVCTEAGMFAIRARRKVANEKDFLKAVDKVIKGNLKFSSTSQYMQYN; encoded by the coding sequence ATGCCGCCTAAAGCAGACTGGGACAAGTACGTCGCGCCAATtgatgacgacgaaaaGAATCAGGAGAAGATCGTTCCCCTTTCGGAGGGAGACATCCAAGTTCTCAAGACATACGGAGCAGCTCCATATGGAGCGCAATTGAAGCAGATCGAAAAGGACTTGAAAGACAtcgaagaaagaatcaagGAAAATATCGGTATTAAGGAGTCCGATACGGGGTTGGCTCCTCCACACTTGTGGGATGTCATGGGAGACAAGCAGAGAATGTCTGAAGAACAATCACTTCAAGTCGCTCGTTGCACAAAGATCATTGAAGCTACGACACCTGCTCAGGCTGGTGCCATCCAGAACGCAGACAACAAATCCAAGTACGTGATAAACATCAAACAGATTGCCAAATTCGTCGTGGGATTGGGAGAAAGAGTCTCTCCAACGGATATAGAAGAAGGCATGCGTGTAGGTGTAGACAGACAGAAGTATGAAATCCAGTTACCTTTGCCACCACGGATTGATCCTTCAGTCACAATGATGACTGTAGAAGAGAAGCCTGATGTCACCTATTCAGACGTTGGAGGCTGTAAAGAGCAGATCGAAAAGTTGAGAGAAGTGGTAGAGTTGCCCTTGTTATCGCCAGAAAGATTCGTCAAGCTCGGAATTGATCCTCCAAAGGGTATCTTGCTTTATGGACCTCCCGGAACTGGTAAGACATTATGTGCACGTGCTGTAGCTAACAGAACTGATGCCACTTTCATCAGAGTTATTGGGTCTGAATTGGTGCAGAAGTACGTTGGTGAAGGAGCCAGAATGGTGAGGGAGTTGTTTGAGATGGCCAGAACCAAAAAGGCATgtatcatcttcttcgatgaagttgatgctATTGGAGGAGCTCGTTTCGACGATGGTGCTGGTGGAGACAATGAAGTACAAAGAACcatgttggagttgatcaCACAATTGGATGGGTTTGACCCTCGAGGCAATATCAAGGTGATGTTTGCCACCAACAGACCCAACACATTGGACCCAGCCTTATTGAGACCGGGAAGAATTGACAGAAAGGTGGAATTCTCATTGCCTGACTTGGAAGGACGTGCCAACATCTTTAGAATCCACTCCAAGACGATGAGCTGTGAAAAGGACATCAGATGGGAGTTGATCTCAAGATTGTGCCCCAATGCCACCGGAGCTGAGTTGAGGTCGGTGTGTACAGAAGCCGGTATGTTTGCTATtagagccagaagaaaggtTGCCAACGAAAAGGACTTCTTGAAGGCTGTTGACAAAGTCATCAAGGGTAACTTGAAATTCAGCTCTACAAGTCAGTACATGCAATACAACTAG
- the RPC25 gene encoding subunit of RNA polymerase III yields the protein MFILSELTDLVRIPPHTFNIPIQHSLTDELNKKLSNKIISNLGLVVTIWDLLDINDGLLKPGDGGSYVEVRFRCIVWKPFIGEIITGWVSDCSAEGIKVRLDFFDEIFIPKRYIFENCEFKPVEKAWVWKPDEDSEFFIDINEKIRFRVEEEIFVNIKPKSSEEAIGLEEPSNKAPPYALLASCQTDGMGCISWWE from the coding sequence ATGTTCATACTTTCGGAATTGACCGACTTGGTCCGTATACCTCCGCATACATTCAACATACCGATTCAACATTCACTCACCGacgagttgaacaagaagttgtccaaTAAAATTATTTCGAATCTCGGTTTAGTGGTGACGATCTGGGATCTTCTCGATATCAACGATGGACTTTTGAAGCCAGGCGATGGGGGCTCGTATGTCGAGGTCCGTTTCAGATGTATAGTATGGAAGCCTTTTATAGGTGAGATCATCACTGGATGGGTGTCAGACTGTTCAGCTGAAGGGATCAAGGTCCGGTTGGACTTCTTCGATGAGATCTTCATTCCTAAAAGGTACATCTTTGAAAACTGTGAATTCAAGCCGGTGGAGAAAGCCTGGGTGTGGAAGCCAGACGAAGACTCGGAATTTTTTATCGATATTAACGAGAAGATCAGGTTTAGAGTCGAAGAAGAGATCTTTGTCAACATCAAGCCTAAGTCCTCGGAGGAAGCCATAGGTTTGGAAGAACCCTCCAATAAGGCTCCTCCCTATGCATTGCTTGCCTCGTGTCAGACTGATGGTATGGGCTGTATCTCGTGGTGGGAATAA
- the YDB2 gene encoding RNA-binding protein, translating to KKGVVKTSKSSDRRMAGDRQASSYLHNAIVKTDIRNTDTTRIVSNLHSKNTGNNKTVKRRVGDKSWEDQTLLEWDPKHFRLFVGNLGPDANDQLLHSAFSKYASMSKVKVPVDTKSGKNKGFGFVAFADANDYFQAFKDMNGKYIGQHPVQLKRAETQIKATKKK from the coding sequence AAAAAGGGAGTGGTTAAAACTTCCAAGTCTTCGGACAGGAGAATGGCTGGGGACCGTCAGGCTTCGTCGTACTTGCACAATGCGATAGTCAAGACTGACATCAGAAATACAGATACCACCAGAATTGTTTCGAACTTGCATCTGAAAAACACTGGCAACAACAAGACGGTAAAGAGAAGAGTCGGAGATAAGTCTTGGGAAGACCAGACACTATTGGAGTGGGATCCCAAACATTTCCGACTCTTTGTGGGTAACTTGGGTCCCGATGCCAACGACCAATTGCTCCACAGTGCATTTCTGAAGTATGCTTCTATGAGCAAAGTCAAAGTCCCCGTAGATACCAAGTCGGGGAAGAACAAAGGGTTTGGGTTTGTTGCTTTTGCTGATGCCAACGACTACTTCCAGGCTTTCAAAGACATGAATGGAAAGTACATTGGCCAACATCCGGTGCAGTTGAAGCGAGCAGAAACTCAGATCAAAGCgacgaagaaaaag